Proteins encoded together in one Schumannella luteola window:
- a CDS encoding pyruvate carboxylase, whose product MFNKILVANRGEIAIRAFRAAYELGAKTVAVYPWEDRNSAHRLKADESYLIGEKGHPVRAYLDVSEIIRVAKLSGADAIYPGYGFLSENPDLAQAAADAGITFIGPPSRVLEMAGNKVTAKQHAIEAGVPVLDSSPATTDIELLLSEADRIGFPVFAKAVAGGGGRGMRRVERREDLREALEAAMREADSAFGDPTMFLEQAVLRPRHIEVQILADGHGNTMHLFERDCSIQRRNQKVVEIAPAPNLDQSIRDALYRDAVAFAESIGYVNAGTVEFLLDTVGERAGQHVFIEMNPRIQVEHTVTEEVTDVDLVQSQMRIAAGESLAELGLSQETVQLHGAAIQTRITTEDPAAGFRPDTGKITNYRSPGGAGIRLDGGTVQTGAQISPHFDSMLAKMTARGRDFSAAVARSKRGLAEFRIRGVSTNIPFVQGVLDDPAFAKGDLSTLFIEERPELLAGRPSRDRGTKVLNWLADVTVNQPNGEGAHLIAPAEKLPKLDLTTAPPAGSRQRLLELGPQGFAKALREQKALAVTDTTFRDAHQSLLATRVRTQDLVQVLPYVARTTPQLLSVEAWGGATYDVALRFLGEDPWERLDALRSALPNVAIQMLLRGRNTVGYTPYPTEVTDAFVQEAAASGIDIFRIFDALNDVDQMRPAIDAVLATGTTVAEVALCYTGDLLDPAEDLYTLDYYLKLAERIVDAGAHILAIKDMAGLLRAGAAEKLVSALRSEFDLPVHLHTHDTAGGQLATLLAASNAGADAVDAASAPMSGTTSQPSLSALVAATAHTDRDTGISLQAVSDLEPYWEAVRSAYKPFESGLPGPTGRVYKHEIPGGQLSNLRQQAIALGLAEHFEKIEDYYAAASEMLGRPPKVTPSSKVVGDLALALVAADADPKDFAENPSKYDIPDSVIGFMAGELGDLPGGWPEPLRSKVLAGREVKIGVTPLEGDDLEVLNGASAGRRARLNHLLFPAPTRQFDQLRELFDDLSVIDTIDYLYGLKPGVEHVVEIEQGVRLLIGLEAIGEADDKGMRTVMTTLNGQLRPVYVRDRGIKVETVTAEKADSSKPGQVPAPFSGVVTLKVAEGDSVEPGQAVATIEAMKMEAAITTPVGGTVRRLAIPKTQQVDAGDLLVVVEG is encoded by the coding sequence ATGTTCAACAAAATCCTGGTCGCCAACCGCGGCGAGATCGCGATCCGCGCATTCCGCGCGGCATACGAGCTCGGAGCGAAGACCGTCGCCGTGTATCCGTGGGAGGACCGCAACTCCGCCCACCGCCTGAAGGCCGACGAGTCGTACCTCATCGGCGAGAAGGGCCACCCGGTTCGCGCCTACCTCGATGTGAGCGAGATCATCCGCGTCGCGAAGCTCTCCGGCGCCGACGCGATCTACCCGGGCTACGGCTTCCTCTCCGAGAACCCCGACCTCGCCCAGGCGGCGGCGGATGCGGGAATCACCTTCATCGGCCCGCCGAGCCGCGTGCTCGAGATGGCCGGCAACAAGGTCACCGCCAAGCAGCACGCGATCGAGGCCGGCGTGCCGGTGCTCGACTCGAGCCCGGCGACGACCGACATCGAGCTGCTGCTCAGCGAGGCCGACCGCATCGGCTTCCCGGTGTTCGCGAAGGCGGTCGCCGGCGGCGGCGGGCGCGGGATGCGCCGCGTCGAGCGTCGCGAGGATCTGCGCGAGGCCCTCGAGGCCGCCATGCGCGAGGCCGACAGCGCCTTCGGCGACCCGACGATGTTCCTCGAGCAGGCCGTGCTGCGCCCGCGCCACATCGAGGTGCAGATCCTGGCCGACGGCCACGGCAATACGATGCACCTCTTCGAGCGCGACTGCTCGATCCAGCGCCGCAATCAGAAGGTCGTCGAGATCGCGCCCGCGCCGAACCTCGACCAGTCGATCCGCGACGCGCTCTACCGTGACGCCGTCGCCTTCGCCGAGTCGATCGGCTACGTCAACGCCGGAACCGTCGAGTTCCTGCTCGACACGGTCGGCGAGCGCGCCGGCCAGCACGTCTTCATCGAGATGAACCCGCGCATCCAGGTCGAGCACACGGTGACCGAGGAGGTCACCGACGTCGACCTCGTGCAGTCGCAGATGCGCATCGCGGCGGGGGAGTCCCTCGCCGAGCTCGGCCTGTCGCAGGAGACCGTGCAGCTGCACGGCGCCGCGATCCAGACCCGCATCACCACCGAGGACCCGGCTGCGGGCTTCCGCCCCGACACCGGCAAGATCACGAACTACCGCTCGCCCGGCGGCGCCGGCATCCGCCTCGACGGCGGCACCGTGCAGACGGGTGCGCAGATCAGCCCGCACTTCGACTCGATGCTGGCGAAGATGACGGCCCGCGGCCGCGACTTCTCCGCTGCCGTCGCCCGCTCGAAGCGCGGACTCGCCGAGTTCCGCATCCGCGGCGTCTCCACCAACATCCCCTTCGTGCAGGGCGTGCTCGACGACCCGGCGTTCGCGAAGGGCGACCTCAGCACGCTGTTCATCGAGGAGCGCCCCGAGCTGCTCGCCGGCCGCCCCTCGCGCGACCGCGGCACCAAGGTGCTCAACTGGCTCGCCGACGTGACCGTCAACCAGCCCAACGGCGAGGGCGCGCACCTCATCGCCCCTGCCGAGAAGCTGCCGAAGCTCGACCTCACGACCGCGCCGCCGGCCGGATCCCGTCAGCGTCTGCTCGAGCTCGGACCGCAGGGCTTCGCGAAGGCCCTGCGCGAGCAGAAGGCGCTCGCGGTGACCGACACGACCTTCCGTGACGCGCACCAGTCGCTTCTCGCGACCCGCGTGCGCACGCAGGACCTCGTGCAGGTGCTGCCCTACGTCGCCCGCACGACGCCGCAGCTGCTGTCGGTCGAGGCCTGGGGCGGGGCGACCTACGACGTCGCGCTGCGCTTCCTCGGCGAAGACCCGTGGGAGCGACTGGATGCGCTGCGCTCGGCCCTGCCGAACGTCGCCATCCAGATGCTGCTGCGCGGCCGCAACACGGTCGGCTACACGCCGTACCCGACCGAGGTGACCGACGCCTTCGTGCAGGAGGCCGCCGCGAGCGGCATCGACATCTTCCGCATCTTCGACGCCCTCAACGACGTCGACCAGATGCGTCCGGCGATCGATGCGGTGCTCGCGACGGGCACCACGGTCGCCGAGGTCGCACTCTGCTACACGGGCGATCTGCTCGATCCTGCCGAGGACCTCTACACGCTCGACTACTACCTGAAGCTCGCCGAGCGGATCGTGGACGCCGGCGCCCACATCCTCGCGATCAAGGACATGGCGGGCCTGCTGCGTGCCGGCGCCGCCGAGAAGCTCGTCAGCGCGCTGCGCAGCGAGTTCGACCTGCCCGTGCACCTGCACACGCACGACACGGCCGGCGGGCAGCTCGCGACGCTGCTCGCGGCGAGCAACGCCGGCGCCGACGCGGTCGACGCGGCCAGCGCGCCGATGTCGGGCACGACGAGCCAGCCCTCGCTCTCGGCGCTGGTCGCCGCGACCGCGCACACCGACCGCGACACCGGCATCTCGCTCCAGGCCGTCAGCGACCTCGAGCCGTACTGGGAGGCCGTGCGCAGCGCCTACAAGCCCTTCGAGTCGGGTCTGCCCGGCCCGACCGGCCGCGTGTACAAGCACGAGATCCCCGGCGGCCAGCTCTCGAACCTGCGCCAGCAGGCGATCGCGCTGGGTCTGGCCGAGCACTTCGAGAAGATCGAGGACTACTACGCGGCGGCGAGCGAGATGCTCGGCCGTCCGCCGAAGGTCACGCCCTCGTCGAAGGTCGTCGGCGACCTCGCGCTCGCGCTCGTCGCGGCCGACGCCGACCCGAAGGACTTCGCCGAGAACCCGTCGAAGTACGACATCCCCGACTCGGTCATCGGCTTCATGGCCGGCGAGCTCGGCGACCTGCCGGGCGGATGGCCCGAGCCGCTGCGCTCGAAGGTGCTGGCGGGCCGCGAGGTCAAGATCGGCGTCACCCCGCTCGAGGGCGACGACCTCGAGGTGCTGAACGGCGCGTCGGCCGGGCGCCGCGCGCGCCTCAATCACCTGCTCTTCCCGGCCCCGACGCGGCAGTTCGACCAGCTGCGCGAGCTCTTCGACGACCTCTCGGTCATCGACACGATCGACTACCTCTACGGCCTCAAGCCGGGTGTCGAGCACGTCGTCGAGATCGAGCAGGGCGTGCGGCTGCTGATCGGTCTCGAGGCCATCGGCGAGGCCGACGACAAGGGCATGCGCACGGTCATGACCACGCTCAACGGCCAGCTGCGTCCCGTCTACGTGCGCGACCGCGGCATCAAGGTCGAGACGGTCACGGCCGAGAAGGCCGACAGCTCGAAGCCCGGTCAGGTGCCGGCGCCGTTCTCGGGCGTCGTGACGCTCAAGGTCGCCGAGGGCGACTCGGTCGAGCCCGGCCAGGCCGTGGCGACGATCGAGGCCATGAAGATGGAGGCCGCGATCACCACGCCCGTGGGCGGCACGGTGCGTCGTCTGGCCATCCCGAAGACCCAGCAGGTCGACGCCGGCGATCTGCTCGTCGTCGTCGAGGGCTGA
- a CDS encoding ParA family protein, producing the protein MHVLSVSSLKGGVGKTTVTLGLASAAFAKGVSTLVVDLDPQSDVSTGMDVAVAGHLNVADVLASPKEKIVRSAISPSGWTRGRQGTIDVLIGSPSAINFDGPHPSIRDIWKLEEALAHVESEYDLVLIDCAPSLNALTRTAWAASDRVAVVTEPGLFSVAAADRALRAIEEIRRGLSPRLQPLGIVVNRARVQSLEHQFRIKELRDMFGPLVLNPQLPERTSLQQAQGAAKPLHVWPGESAQEMAHHFDVLLDRVMRTAKLTQAPA; encoded by the coding sequence GTGCACGTACTCAGCGTCAGCTCCCTGAAGGGGGGCGTCGGAAAGACCACGGTGACGCTCGGTCTCGCCTCCGCCGCCTTCGCGAAGGGCGTCTCGACGCTGGTGGTCGACCTCGACCCGCAGTCGGACGTCTCGACGGGCATGGATGTGGCGGTCGCCGGGCATCTCAACGTGGCCGACGTCCTCGCCTCGCCGAAAGAGAAGATCGTCCGCTCCGCCATCTCGCCCTCGGGCTGGACGCGCGGTCGCCAGGGCACGATCGACGTGCTGATCGGATCGCCCTCGGCGATCAACTTCGACGGCCCGCACCCGTCGATCCGCGACATCTGGAAGCTCGAGGAGGCGCTCGCGCACGTCGAGAGCGAATACGACCTCGTGCTCATCGACTGCGCGCCGTCGCTCAACGCGCTGACGCGCACTGCCTGGGCCGCCTCCGACCGCGTCGCGGTCGTCACCGAGCCCGGCCTGTTCTCGGTCGCCGCCGCCGACCGCGCCCTCCGCGCGATCGAGGAGATCCGTCGCGGACTCTCCCCCCGCCTCCAGCCGCTCGGCATCGTCGTGAACCGCGCTCGCGTGCAGTCGCTCGAGCACCAGTTCCGCATCAAGGAGCTGCGCGACATGTTCGGCCCGCTCGTGCTGAACCCGCAGCTGCCCGAGCGCACCTCGCTGCAGCAGGCGCAGGGCGCCGCGAAGCCGCTGCACGTGTGGCCCGGTGAGAGCGCTCAGGAGATGGCGCACCACTTCGACGTGCTGCTCGACCGCGTCATGCGCACCGCGAAGCTGACGCAGGCTCCGGCGTAG
- a CDS encoding MerR family transcriptional regulator, whose protein sequence is MSEASRNEGPRYDLGLLFTDGLPELDDAAGYRGAVAARAAGISYRQLDYWARTQLVEPTVRGAAGSGSQRLYGFRDILVLKLVKRLLDTGISLQQIRVAVNQLREAGVNDLAQTTLMSDGASVYLCTSDDEVIDLVSQGQGVFGIAVGKVLREVETSLVELDSVSAEDPQDELAARRGRKAQAS, encoded by the coding sequence ATGAGCGAAGCCAGTCGGAACGAGGGTCCGCGCTACGACCTCGGCCTCCTCTTCACCGACGGGCTCCCCGAGCTCGATGACGCCGCCGGCTACCGCGGCGCCGTCGCCGCCCGCGCCGCCGGCATCTCCTACCGCCAGCTCGACTACTGGGCTCGCACGCAGCTCGTCGAGCCCACCGTGCGCGGCGCCGCCGGATCCGGTTCGCAGCGCCTCTACGGCTTCCGCGACATCCTCGTGCTCAAGCTCGTCAAGCGCCTGCTCGACACCGGCATCTCGCTGCAGCAGATCCGCGTGGCGGTCAACCAGCTCCGCGAGGCCGGTGTCAACGACCTCGCCCAGACCACGCTCATGAGCGACGGGGCCAGCGTCTACCTCTGCACCTCCGACGACGAGGTCATCGACCTCGTCAGCCAGGGCCAGGGCGTCTTCGGCATCGCGGTCGGCAAGGTGCTGCGCGAGGTCGAGACCAGCCTGGTCGAGCTCGATTCGGTCTCCGCCGAGGACCCGCAGGACGAGCTCGCGGCCCGCCGTGGCCGCAAGGCCCAGGCCTCCTGA
- a CDS encoding MerR family transcriptional regulator produces the protein MPASSASPARQPGSSPQLSIGQVLARLSPEFPDLSPSKLRFLEERQLVSPARTASGYRKFSQADVDRLRFVLSMQRDHYLPLKVIRGYLEEMDAGREPVLPSGVPVSAPSMLAAERRLSREELIREAGATTLLLQDAVSASLIVAADTYGEDALTVLKSLVELQRSGIEPRHLRGFRAAAERELGLIESALIPVARRKDASSRAKAAELAREIAGQLEVVRSSLIRSALSRLQ, from the coding sequence GTGCCCGCGTCCTCCGCGTCCCCGGCTCGTCAGCCGGGGAGCTCGCCTCAACTCAGCATCGGCCAGGTGCTCGCGCGGCTCAGCCCCGAGTTCCCCGATCTCAGCCCGTCGAAGCTGCGCTTCCTCGAAGAGCGCCAGCTCGTCTCGCCGGCGCGCACGGCCTCGGGCTACCGCAAGTTCTCGCAGGCCGACGTCGATCGGCTGCGTTTCGTGCTGTCGATGCAGCGCGACCACTACCTGCCGCTCAAGGTCATCCGGGGCTACCTGGAGGAGATGGATGCGGGCCGCGAGCCCGTGCTGCCGAGCGGCGTGCCGGTGTCGGCGCCGTCGATGCTGGCGGCCGAGCGCCGGCTGAGCCGCGAGGAGCTGATCCGCGAGGCGGGCGCGACCACGCTGCTGCTGCAGGATGCGGTGAGCGCCTCGCTCATCGTCGCCGCCGACACTTACGGCGAGGATGCGCTCACCGTGCTGAAGTCGCTCGTCGAGCTGCAGCGTTCGGGCATCGAGCCCCGTCACCTGCGCGGTTTCCGCGCCGCGGCGGAGCGCGAGCTGGGGCTGATCGAGAGTGCTCTGATCCCGGTCGCGCGTCGCAAGGACGCGTCGAGCCGGGCCAAAGCGGCGGAGCTCGCGCGCGAGATCGCGGGGCAGCTCGAGGTGGTGCGCTCGAGCCTGATCCGCTCGGCGCTGTCGCGGCTGCAGTAG
- a CDS encoding FHA domain-containing protein, whose amino-acid sequence MVDGQQGAQPQENAGESSSAARADTTAHFAEDFRAQLAALEKGISLDEQEAIQALPSGSALLVVRRGPNVGARFLLDGDVTTVGRHPESDIFLDDVTVSRRHAEFLRVGTSFQVRDLGSMNGTYFDSVRIEQALLTDGAEVQVGKFRLTFYASRLDLAAASR is encoded by the coding sequence ATGGTCGACGGACAGCAGGGAGCTCAGCCCCAGGAGAACGCGGGCGAGAGCTCTTCGGCAGCCCGCGCGGACACCACCGCCCACTTCGCCGAGGACTTCAGGGCCCAGCTGGCCGCTCTCGAGAAGGGCATCTCGCTCGACGAGCAGGAGGCCATCCAGGCGCTCCCCTCGGGCTCCGCCCTCCTCGTGGTGCGTCGCGGCCCGAACGTCGGCGCCCGGTTCCTGCTCGACGGCGACGTGACCACGGTCGGCCGCCACCCCGAGTCGGACATCTTCCTCGATGACGTGACCGTCTCGCGTCGTCACGCCGAGTTCCTGCGGGTCGGCACCTCCTTCCAGGTGCGCGACCTCGGGTCGATGAACGGCACCTACTTCGACAGCGTGCGCATCGAGCAGGCTCTGCTCACCGACGGCGCCGAGGTGCAGGTGGGCAAGTTCCGCCTCACCTTCTACGCGTCGCGTCTCGACCTCGCGGCGGCGTCGCGCTAG
- a CDS encoding CDP-alcohol phosphatidyltransferase family protein has product MSTRIVTIPNILSFLRLLLIPVFLVLVIAGEYAWAVVTIAVSSLTDFADGYIARRFGQVTRLGQLLDPLADRLFILSTLVGIAIAGIVPLWFLAIVVGRDVLLIGIGIALANVGHGPLPVHHLGKMGTFCLLFAFPVLMLGAAFPEAAGVTSAVGWAAAIWGAFLYWWAGLLYLRQALVLVRGSRVASPASSDRLDR; this is encoded by the coding sequence GTGAGCACGCGGATCGTGACGATCCCGAACATCCTGAGCTTCCTCCGCCTGCTCCTGATCCCGGTCTTCCTGGTGCTGGTCATCGCAGGCGAGTACGCCTGGGCGGTCGTGACCATCGCGGTGTCGAGCCTCACCGACTTCGCCGACGGCTACATCGCGCGCCGCTTCGGCCAGGTCACGCGCCTCGGTCAGCTGCTCGATCCGCTCGCCGATCGCCTGTTCATCCTGTCGACTCTCGTGGGCATCGCGATCGCCGGCATCGTGCCGCTGTGGTTCCTCGCGATCGTCGTCGGGCGCGATGTGCTGCTGATCGGCATCGGCATCGCCCTGGCGAACGTCGGCCACGGCCCGCTGCCGGTGCATCACCTCGGCAAGATGGGCACCTTCTGCCTGCTGTTCGCCTTCCCGGTGCTCATGCTCGGCGCGGCCTTCCCCGAGGCGGCCGGCGTCACCTCGGCGGTGGGCTGGGCCGCGGCGATCTGGGGCGCGTTCCTGTACTGGTGGGCAGGTCTGCTCTACCTGCGCCAGGCCCTCGTTCTGGTGCGGGGATCGCGGGTGGCGTCACCGGCGTCGTCGGATAGGCTGGATCGCTAG
- a CDS encoding glycosyltransferase family 2 protein, producing MPRLSVLLPVRDGARTVGAAVRSTLRAMPRDSELLVLDDASADGTASIVDGIADARIRLVRAETSFGVARGLNHLLELADSDYVARMDADDLVLPGRFARQLRALRRHRAELLFSTVVEFSERPRRVRPPAPLTITPEAFGLHLLLTNPVSHPTLLATRAVLDDLGGYAAVPAEDYELWLRAAAAGRRLARDAAPVLAYRMHPSQITASTDWRRSSWRDAATAAAFAAVAQRELGRPARRLTALAIDPAVDDAAFDAEVGGFSTDIVRAATRLDRMRSAWLRRLLAQRVRAARAARRSARAEAGRGGTDD from the coding sequence GTGCCGCGGCTGAGCGTGCTCCTTCCGGTGCGCGACGGCGCCCGCACGGTCGGTGCGGCGGTGCGCTCGACGCTGCGGGCGATGCCTCGTGACTCCGAGCTGCTCGTGCTCGACGATGCGAGCGCCGATGGCACGGCGTCGATCGTCGACGGCATCGCGGATGCGCGCATCCGGCTCGTGCGCGCCGAGACCTCCTTCGGCGTCGCGCGGGGTCTGAACCATCTGCTCGAACTGGCGGACAGCGACTACGTGGCTCGCATGGACGCCGACGACCTGGTGCTGCCGGGCCGCTTCGCCCGGCAGCTGCGCGCCCTGCGCCGGCACCGTGCCGAACTGCTGTTCTCGACCGTCGTCGAGTTCTCCGAGCGGCCGCGCCGCGTGCGTCCCCCCGCTCCGCTCACGATCACCCCCGAGGCCTTCGGGCTGCACCTGCTGCTGACCAACCCGGTGTCGCATCCGACCCTGCTCGCGACGCGGGCCGTGCTCGACGACCTGGGCGGCTACGCCGCGGTGCCGGCCGAGGACTACGAGCTCTGGCTGCGTGCCGCGGCCGCCGGGCGTCGGCTCGCCCGAGACGCCGCCCCCGTGCTCGCCTATCGGATGCACCCGAGCCAGATCACCGCGTCGACCGACTGGCGGCGATCGTCGTGGCGCGATGCCGCGACGGCGGCCGCGTTTGCCGCGGTGGCGCAGCGCGAGCTCGGCCGGCCGGCGCGCCGGCTCACGGCCCTCGCGATCGACCCGGCCGTCGACGACGCCGCCTTCGACGCCGAGGTGGGCGGCTTCTCGACCGACATCGTGCGCGCCGCGACACGACTCGACCGGATGCGGTCGGCGTGGCTGCGCCGGCTGCTCGCCCAGCGTGTGCGGGCTGCCCGAGCCGCCCGCCGCAGCGCTCGCGCGGAGGCCGGACGCGGCGGGACGGATGACTAG